GGCCCGTACTCCCAGCTCGAAACGGCTGGACGCGCCGAGTTCCTGCATCAGCTCGGAGATCATCCGGCTCACCGTGCGCAGCGAGACGCCCAGGCTGCGGGCGACCTTCTCGTCCTTCATGCCGGAGGCCAGCATGCGCAGCGCGGCGCGCTGCTGTTCCGACAGCCCGTCCCCGCCCCGCGCGGGCAGCACCTGCTCACCGTAGGGCGTGGCGGTGTGCCAGCAGTGCTCGAACAGGGTCCGGTAGGAGCGCACCAGGGCGGAGCCGCGGGCGAGGATGGCGCCGGCCGAGCCGTCCTCCGGGTCGACCGGCAGGAGGGCGAACTGCTCGTCCGCGATGATCATGTTCATGGGGACGACGGGCGACAGCCGCACCTGGACGCCGAGCTTCGCCTTCATCCGCAGGTGCTCCGCGTCCTCCGGGACCGAGGTCAGACGCTGGCTGAAAATGGAACGGACCTGGACGCCCTTCTCGATCTGCCGCCGGTCCCGGTCCAGGGCCCGCTCGGGGATCTCCCGGCCGCGCGCGATGGGGTGCATGGAGGCGAGGTTGCCCTGGACGGTCACCGTGATGTCCTCGAGCACCTGCTGGATCCTGCGGTAGTCGTGCAGGATCTCGATCTCCACGCCGACCGCCCGGGCCAGCGTCTCGGTCCGCAGGAAGTTGCCGGCGAGCGTCTTGAGCGTGTGATGTGCGCGGTCCGCCTGCTCCAGGTGGTGGCGCAGCCGGGTGCGCTCGCGTTCCAGCAGTCTGAGCAGGGCGATCTCGGGCGCGATGACGGTGACCACATCGGTCTCCGCCGCCTCCCTGGGCTCCGGCTCCAGGCGGCTCGCGTGCAGTTGGCCGGTCCTGACGACCAGGCCGAGGCCGATCAGTTCCTCACGACATCGCGCGAGGTCGTCCTCCGACAAGTCCATCTCGGACGCGACCTGACGCAGGCTCGACGCCCCCCGCGCGCGTAGCTGCCGGTAGAGAGTGAGAGCCAGATCAGTGGATTGCGTCCCTGCACCGCCACTGCCATTGATCACCGTGAAGTGGCCCCCCTTGTGATTGTGCGAAGCTCTCCGATCACACTTTGTCACATAGGTGGCCAAGGATCTCCGATGCTGCTTAGTAATGTGATGCTCGTCACGAACGGACGCGGCATACCAGCAGCACGCTCCGGGTCCGCTCGTCGAGCCGGTGCTGCCGCTCGTCGGCGACGCACAGGCCCGCGGCCCCCAACTCCCGGTGCAGATCGGCCCGGTTGACGACCCACTTGTCGGTCGTCACCGACGCGGCGCGGACGTGGTCCTGTTCCGACCGCTCGATGGCGTAGGTGATGTGCTCGCGCATGGCCACCGGGTCGAAGTCCTGTCGCACCACGACCCATTCGGCGGTTCCGTCGAACCTGGGCACCTCGAACGACCAGGCGCGGTGGGGGTGTTCGATCAGCCCGGCGGCGTCATGGGCGGTGTAGTCGAAGGCGAGCGCGCCGTCCGGCCCCAGGTGCTCGGCGATCTCCCGCAGCACCCGGGGGCGGGACCACGGCGGGACCGCGGTGATCATCGTCCCGGCCATCAGGGCGAGTTGGTAGGACCGCCGCAGGCGCAGGCGGAGCAGATCGGCGCGGGTGGCGGTGATCCGCTCGCGCACCCCGGGGCCGACGCGCCGGGCCCAGTCGAGCAGCCGGTGCAGGCTGCGCCGGTCCCGGTCGACCGCCTCCACCGTGAATCCGTGGCGCGCGAGGGGCACGGCCAGCCGGCCGGCGCCCGAGCCGAGGTCGAGCACCGGCCCGCCGGTTGCCCTGGCCAGCGCCAGATAGTCCAGGATGTCACCGCTGAACGGGCCGAGCAGGGCGTCCTGGAGCCAGACGTCCTCCGCGGTGAGCGGCGCGAGGCACTCCAGACCGGGGAGCCGGTCGGGCGGGGCCGGGGACACGGTGGCGGCCGGGGGAGCCAGGTCCGGTCCGGGCGCGGACCGTAGCGGTGTGCTGGTCTGTGTGTGCATGGTTCCTCCAGGTGGCCTCGGCCGGTCCCGGCCCTCCGGGCGGGCCCCGTGCCGCCGGGGCCACGCCGCCCGACCATCGTGTCCGGGTGCGTCGGCGGCGGTCCAGCCAGGAGGAATGCGCGTTCACGCCAACGCGTGGGTACGCCACGGTTCGCCGCGGTCGCCGGCCTGCGCGGCGGCTCCGGCGGCGTCCGGACCCGCCCGGTTCACAGGGCCCGGGCCAGCCGCCGTCCCTCGCCGGTGAAGCCGTGGGCCGTGAAGAAGGCCACCGCGGGGTCGCCGTCCCGCAGCAGGGTCACCCCCTGGCGCCGCGCGTCCAGAGGACGCATACGGTCGCTGAGCGCGGCCAGCAACGCGCCGCCGATGCCGCGGCGGCGCCGGTCGGGCGCGGTGCACAGGGTGTAGATCTCGCCCGCGCCGGCGCCGGGGACGCCTCCTGCCGCGGCGCCGGCGATCCGGCCGTCGGGCTCGGCCACCACCAGCCAGCCGAGCCAGCCGGGGGCGCCGCCCGGTATCCCTATCTCGGCGGCGATGCGTGGCAGCGAACAGTTCGTACCCACCAGCCGTGCCACGTCGTCCGGCGCGAGCACCCCCGAGCAGCTGTGCCGTATCACCGTCGCGAGCAGGTGCGAGATCGGGGCCGCGTCCATGGCGACGGCGGGCCGTACGTCCACGCTCATCAGGGCAGAACCTCCCGTAGGCCGTCCTTGGTTCCCCCGATGCGAACAGTGACCACCCTATTGCGCGCGGCAGTCGGGAACAGACCGATGTGCGCCGTCACATGCCGGGCCCCGGTACCGAACAGCACACGGCCGCCAGCGCGGGCAGGCCGACCGCCAGGGTCAGCACGAGCAGCGCGACCCCCTGCACCGTGGGCCGCTCGGTCGGCGGTTCGAGGATGCGCCGCATGCGCAGCACAGCCGACGACCCGCCCGCCGCCAGCGCCGCGTGCGGCGCCTGCCCGGCCGCGACCGCGTACAGGGCGACGGCGAGCGAGGGGCGCGAACAGCGGCGCAACGCCCGGTCGTCGGCGGCCATTTCGAGCAGCAGCGGCACCTCGTCGCGCACGAACCGGGCGAGCGGCAGCCGCCGCGAGAGGGCCCCCACCGCCGAGGCGGCGGCCGTGAGCAGGTGGTGGCGCCCGGTGATGTGCGCGCGCTCGTGCTCCAGCGCGGCCGCGAGCTGTTCCGCGGTCAGCGCGTGGACGGCGCCCTCGCTGACGACCACCTGGGGCGCCCGCCCGGGCAGACAGTAGACGGCGGGCGTGGTGTGCGGCAGCACGGTGGCGCGCAGCTCCGCGCGCCAGGTCCCCACCATCCGCACGAGTTCGGCGTGCCTGAGGCGGCGGCGCCGGAACTCGGCCAGTTCCCGTGCGAAGGCCAGGGCGAGGGCGAGCGGCGGGCAGACGGCCGCGGCGAAGCCCGCCCAGGCGCGGGCGCTGAACCGTCCCATGTCGTCCAGCATGACGGCGGCACAGCGCGCGCCTCCGCTGAGGAAGCAGCCCTCGACCATGTCGGACATCCGGTGGCTCTCCGCGACGGGGAAGAACAGTTGCAGCACGGCGAGGGAC
This Streptomyces misionensis DNA region includes the following protein-coding sequences:
- a CDS encoding helix-turn-helix transcriptional regulator is translated as MDLSEDDLARCREELIGLGLVVRTGQLHASRLEPEPREAAETDVVTVIAPEIALLRLLERERTRLRHHLEQADRAHHTLKTLAGNFLRTETLARAVGVEIEILHDYRRIQQVLEDITVTVQGNLASMHPIARGREIPERALDRDRRQIEKGVQVRSIFSQRLTSVPEDAEHLRMKAKLGVQVRLSPVVPMNMIIADEQFALLPVDPEDGSAGAILARGSALVRSYRTLFEHCWHTATPYGEQVLPARGGDGLSEQQRAALRMLASGMKDEKVARSLGVSLRTVSRMISELMQELGASSRFELGVRAARLGWLD
- a CDS encoding SAM-dependent methyltransferase, with amino-acid sequence MHTQTSTPLRSAPGPDLAPPAATVSPAPPDRLPGLECLAPLTAEDVWLQDALLGPFSGDILDYLALARATGGPVLDLGSGAGRLAVPLARHGFTVEAVDRDRRSLHRLLDWARRVGPGVRERITATRADLLRLRLRRSYQLALMAGTMITAVPPWSRPRVLREIAEHLGPDGALAFDYTAHDAAGLIEHPHRAWSFEVPRFDGTAEWVVVRQDFDPVAMREHITYAIERSEQDHVRAASVTTDKWVVNRADLHRELGAAGLCVADERQHRLDERTRSVLLVCRVRS
- a CDS encoding GNAT family N-acetyltransferase; translated protein: MSVDVRPAVAMDAAPISHLLATVIRHSCSGVLAPDDVARLVGTNCSLPRIAAEIGIPGGAPGWLGWLVVAEPDGRIAGAAAGGVPGAGAGEIYTLCTAPDRRRRGIGGALLAALSDRMRPLDARRQGVTLLRDGDPAVAFFTAHGFTGEGRRLARAL
- a CDS encoding M56 family metallopeptidase encodes the protein MSELLYRIGEFVLPLHHVLPPLMVAAAVGVVLPRFLVRSPWAHRTPRLTLGLWGLLVLVLTASLSLAVLQLFFPVAESHRMSDMVEGCFLSGGARCAAVMLDDMGRFSARAWAGFAAAVCPPLALALAFARELAEFRRRRLRHAELVRMVGTWRAELRATVLPHTTPAVYCLPGRAPQVVVSEGAVHALTAEQLAAALEHERAHITGRHHLLTAAASAVGALSRRLPLARFVRDEVPLLLEMAADDRALRRCSRPSLAVALYAVAAGQAPHAALAAGGSSAVLRMRRILEPPTERPTVQGVALLVLTLAVGLPALAAVCCSVPGPGM